The Candidatus Nitrosymbiomonas proteolyticus genome has a segment encoding these proteins:
- a CDS encoding 50S ribosomal protein L31, whose protein sequence is MKEGIHPNSHPVIFVDGEHEWYGVSTITTNETREVEGVKYYVVPVEISAFSHPFYTGQKKLVDTAGRIERFRRKYGLTDSSSK, encoded by the coding sequence ATGAAAGAAGGCATTCATCCCAATTCGCACCCTGTTATCTTCGTAGACGGGGAGCACGAATGGTACGGCGTTTCGACGATCACAACGAACGAGACCCGCGAGGTCGAGGGCGTCAAGTATTACGTCGTTCCGGTCGAAATCAGCGCGTTCAGCCACCCCTTCTATACAGGCCAAAAGAAACTGGTCGACACCGCAGGACGGATCGAAAGATTCCGCCGCAAGTACGGTTTGACCGACTCGAGCTCCAAATAA
- a CDS encoding serine hydroxymethyltransferase: MAATSDAVSVHRSTLAEVDPEVFELIQLEIRRQEGNLELIASENIASLAVREAMMSVLTDKYAEGYPGKRYYGGCDVVDEVENLAVERAKELFGAEHVNVQPHSGAQANMAAYFSFLEPGDTLMAMNLAHGGHLTHGSPVNFSGKLYSVVPYGVDVETETIDYDVMRDLALQHRPKVIVSGATAYSREFDFARIRDIADEIGAVHMCDMAHYSGLIAGEQYPSPVAYCDIVTTTTHKSLRGPRGGMVLCREERAKDVDKAVFPNVQGGPLMHVIAAKAVCLGEALKPQFKGYQAQVRANARRLAQALQGEGFRIVSGGTDSHLMLVDLRPFGVTGKEAQQVLDDVRITTNKNAIPFDPEKPFVTSGLRLGTPAITTRGMQESEMDIIASLIARALRHRTDERELSEVRRDVGALTERFPIHIF, from the coding sequence ATGGCTGCAACTTCGGACGCGGTTTCCGTCCATCGCTCGACCCTTGCTGAAGTCGACCCCGAGGTCTTCGAACTGATTCAGTTGGAGATTCGGCGACAAGAAGGCAACCTGGAACTGATCGCCAGCGAGAACATCGCAAGCCTTGCGGTTCGGGAAGCGATGATGAGCGTTTTGACGGACAAGTACGCGGAGGGCTATCCGGGCAAGAGGTATTACGGCGGTTGCGATGTCGTGGATGAGGTGGAAAACCTGGCGGTCGAACGGGCCAAGGAGCTTTTTGGCGCGGAGCACGTCAACGTTCAGCCCCATAGCGGCGCTCAAGCCAACATGGCGGCCTATTTTAGCTTCCTCGAGCCCGGCGACACGCTGATGGCGATGAACCTTGCGCATGGCGGGCACCTCACCCACGGAAGCCCGGTGAACTTCAGCGGCAAGCTGTACTCGGTGGTCCCCTATGGAGTGGACGTCGAGACCGAGACGATCGATTACGATGTCATGCGGGATCTTGCCTTGCAACATCGCCCGAAGGTGATCGTAAGTGGCGCGACCGCCTATTCTCGGGAGTTCGACTTTGCCCGCATCCGCGACATCGCAGACGAGATCGGCGCGGTTCATATGTGCGACATGGCCCACTACAGCGGGCTGATCGCGGGCGAGCAGTATCCCTCCCCCGTTGCCTATTGCGACATCGTCACAACCACCACTCACAAGTCTCTGCGCGGGCCGCGAGGGGGCATGGTGCTGTGCCGCGAAGAAAGGGCGAAGGACGTCGACAAGGCGGTGTTTCCGAACGTTCAAGGCGGCCCCTTGATGCACGTCATTGCCGCAAAGGCCGTTTGCTTGGGGGAGGCGCTCAAGCCGCAGTTCAAGGGTTATCAGGCGCAGGTGCGAGCGAACGCCCGAAGGCTTGCTCAAGCTCTGCAGGGCGAAGGCTTCCGGATCGTGAGCGGCGGAACAGACTCGCATTTGATGCTCGTCGATCTGAGGCCCTTCGGGGTCACGGGAAAGGAAGCCCAGCAAGTGCTCGACGACGTGCGGATCACGACCAACAAGAATGCGATCCCGTTCGATCCGGAGAAGCCGTTTGTCACGAGCGGACTTCGTTTGGGAACGCCCGCCATCACGACGAGGGGAATGCAAGAATCCGAAATGGACATCATCGCATCCTTGATCGCGCGGGCTCTGCGCCACCGAACGGACGAACGCGAGCTAAGCGAGGTGAGGCGGGACGTCGGCGCGCTCACAGAGCGCTTTCCGATCCACATCTTTTAG
- a CDS encoding pyruvate, phosphate dikinase, with protein MRDLLGGKGANLAEMTNIGLPVPPGFTITTEVCNAYYAAGQQLPDGLMDQVYRALQDVETDLGKRFGDPSNPLLVSVRSGAKFSMPGMMDTVLNLGLNDEIVEALTKIVDPRFVYDSYRRLIMMLSDVAYSDRFPGLSKHDFEHIFAGLKQELGVSGDLEVDAEGMKELCRRFDAHVLKLTGSPFPQDPRVQLQAAIEAVFRSWNNARAIVYRRKEKISDDIGTAVNVQAMVFGNRGNDCGTGVAFTRNAATGEKKVFGEYLMNAQGEDVVAGVRTPVPISQLAAENKELYDQFEEICERLERHYKDMQDIEFTIEHGKLFILQCRTGKRTGPAAIKIAVDQVEEGLITREQALLRVDPELLNHCLLPVISPGAAYKVIAKGLPAGPGAATGIAVFDAHTAAELGKGGEGRNVILVRAETSPDDLKGMLASQGVLTEKGGMTSHAALVARGFGIPTVAGCSDISVDAANKRFSVGDVTVHEGDVISLNGSLGEVIWGGVAVEEPKLTGDFNTFMGWADEGRTMRVRTNADTPADVELALRFGAEGIGLCRTEHMFFEGDRRPVVQRMILSKSDDERQAALDELLEFQRDDFVGIFEALDGLPATVRLIDPPLHEFLPNLVELAQEVAVAKANGSPNAEKEAMLRAVESMHEINPMMGLRGCRLSIVFPQIVQMQTRAILEGAARVIRSGRRAVPEIMIPLVGHVNELRAVKAKLEETARKVVEEQGVEIPYSFGTMIEVPRGALTADEIAEEADFFSFGTNDLTQMTFGFSRDDSDRFLRPYVEQKILPRDPFESIDVSGVGQLMEFAVSKGRSVKPWLKLGICGEHGGEPDSIEFCNDLGLDYVSCSPYRVPIARLAAAQAALKKGVAVMVDK; from the coding sequence ATGCGCGACCTACTCGGAGGCAAAGGCGCGAACCTTGCCGAAATGACCAACATCGGCCTGCCCGTCCCCCCAGGTTTCACGATCACCACCGAAGTCTGCAACGCCTATTACGCCGCCGGACAGCAACTCCCTGACGGTCTGATGGACCAGGTCTATCGAGCGCTGCAAGACGTGGAGACCGATCTGGGCAAGCGGTTCGGGGACCCCAGCAACCCCCTTCTCGTATCCGTCCGGTCGGGAGCGAAGTTCTCCATGCCCGGAATGATGGACACCGTTTTGAACCTCGGGCTCAACGACGAAATCGTCGAAGCGCTAACGAAGATCGTCGATCCTCGCTTTGTCTACGACAGCTATCGCCGCCTCATCATGATGCTGAGCGACGTCGCCTATTCGGACCGGTTTCCGGGCCTTTCCAAGCACGATTTCGAGCACATCTTCGCGGGCCTCAAGCAAGAGCTGGGGGTTTCAGGCGACTTGGAGGTCGATGCGGAAGGGATGAAGGAGCTGTGCCGTCGGTTCGACGCCCATGTGCTCAAGCTGACTGGCAGCCCGTTTCCGCAGGACCCCCGCGTTCAGCTTCAGGCGGCGATCGAGGCCGTCTTCCGCTCGTGGAACAACGCCAGGGCGATCGTGTACCGGCGCAAAGAGAAGATTTCGGACGACATTGGGACTGCGGTCAACGTGCAGGCCATGGTCTTCGGCAACCGCGGCAACGACTGCGGCACTGGCGTGGCGTTTACGAGGAACGCCGCGACGGGTGAGAAGAAGGTCTTTGGCGAGTACCTCATGAACGCCCAAGGCGAAGACGTCGTCGCGGGCGTTCGAACTCCGGTTCCGATCAGCCAGTTGGCGGCGGAGAACAAGGAGTTGTACGACCAGTTCGAGGAGATCTGCGAGAGGCTCGAACGCCACTACAAGGATATGCAGGACATCGAGTTCACGATCGAGCACGGCAAGCTCTTCATCCTGCAATGCCGAACGGGCAAGCGAACGGGCCCGGCCGCGATCAAGATAGCGGTCGATCAGGTGGAGGAGGGCCTCATCACCCGCGAGCAGGCGCTGCTTCGCGTCGATCCCGAATTGCTCAATCACTGCCTGCTGCCGGTGATCTCCCCCGGCGCGGCGTATAAGGTCATCGCCAAGGGACTTCCCGCGGGGCCGGGCGCGGCGACTGGCATCGCCGTGTTCGACGCTCACACCGCGGCCGAGTTGGGCAAGGGGGGCGAGGGCCGGAACGTCATCTTAGTGCGTGCGGAGACAAGCCCGGACGATCTGAAAGGCATGTTGGCCTCTCAGGGGGTCTTGACCGAAAAGGGTGGGATGACCAGCCATGCGGCCCTGGTCGCCCGTGGGTTCGGGATTCCCACGGTAGCGGGTTGCTCCGATATCTCCGTGGACGCGGCGAACAAGCGCTTTTCGGTCGGCGACGTCACGGTTCACGAAGGCGACGTGATCTCGCTCAACGGGTCCCTGGGCGAGGTCATTTGGGGTGGAGTTGCCGTCGAAGAACCGAAGCTGACGGGCGACTTCAACACGTTCATGGGCTGGGCCGATGAGGGACGGACGATGCGAGTTCGGACCAACGCCGACACGCCTGCGGACGTAGAGCTCGCGTTGCGGTTTGGCGCAGAGGGGATTGGACTCTGCCGCACTGAACACATGTTCTTTGAGGGCGACCGCCGCCCAGTCGTACAGCGGATGATCCTCTCCAAGTCCGATGACGAGCGCCAGGCAGCGCTTGACGAGCTCTTGGAGTTCCAGCGGGACGACTTCGTGGGGATTTTCGAAGCCCTCGACGGCTTGCCCGCTACGGTTCGGCTGATCGATCCGCCGCTCCACGAGTTTCTTCCGAACCTGGTGGAACTCGCGCAAGAGGTGGCCGTGGCGAAGGCCAACGGAAGCCCCAACGCGGAGAAGGAAGCGATGCTTCGAGCCGTGGAGTCGATGCACGAAATCAACCCGATGATGGGCCTTCGCGGGTGCCGGCTTTCGATCGTGTTTCCGCAGATCGTGCAAATGCAGACTCGAGCGATTCTGGAGGGCGCGGCGCGGGTCATTCGATCGGGGCGGCGAGCCGTGCCTGAGATCATGATCCCGCTAGTCGGCCATGTCAACGAGCTCCGGGCCGTAAAGGCAAAGCTCGAAGAAACGGCGCGCAAAGTGGTCGAAGAGCAGGGGGTCGAGATTCCCTACAGTTTCGGAACGATGATCGAGGTGCCGAGAGGCGCGCTGACGGCCGATGAGATCGCCGAGGAGGCCGACTTCTTCAGCTTCGGGACGAACGACCTCACGCAGATGACCTTCGGGTTCAGCCGTGACGATTCCGACCGGTTCTTGCGCCCCTACGTCGAACAGAAGATCCTC
- a CDS encoding signal transduction protein, translated as MNSDYGKLQLRMKRSHKLPALPANVVRLINAIDHGEASALDLEKIIASDSSIAAKVLSATNFMAPQLAQSPHSTLRSAILVVGQRAIRSIATSLMMTHFVGARNEEHTEQLGRVSRHCLATGLLSRYVFARMQRDEPFESELQADELFAAGVLHDLGLGLLSVLDPESFERTYFLAEKMSSTLDVAFRRLFEGELTGLTIAAFAGYGLPHLYSSILESLWQPWKNKSEFRTVCAVSYAHWLAGELGFRAEFWECHAELEPEVQVTVSLSEEEIALLQPALEQQVESYLSIAA; from the coding sequence ATGAATTCGGACTACGGAAAGCTGCAACTGAGAATGAAGCGCTCGCACAAGCTTCCTGCGCTGCCCGCGAATGTCGTTAGATTAATCAACGCCATCGACCACGGGGAAGCCTCGGCTCTCGATCTGGAGAAGATCATCGCTTCGGACTCGAGCATCGCCGCGAAGGTCTTGTCCGCGACGAATTTCATGGCGCCCCAGCTCGCTCAGTCACCCCATTCGACGCTGCGTTCTGCGATTCTAGTCGTGGGGCAGCGAGCGATCCGGTCGATTGCGACCTCTTTGATGATGACCCACTTTGTGGGAGCGAGGAACGAAGAGCATACGGAGCAACTCGGAAGGGTCTCACGCCACTGCCTGGCGACCGGGCTCCTGAGCCGGTACGTGTTCGCCAGGATGCAAAGAGACGAGCCGTTCGAATCGGAGTTGCAGGCCGATGAACTGTTTGCAGCAGGGGTGCTTCACGATCTGGGTCTTGGGCTGCTGTCGGTGCTCGACCCCGAGTCGTTCGAGCGCACTTACTTCCTCGCGGAGAAAATGAGTTCGACGCTGGACGTCGCGTTTCGCAGGCTTTTTGAGGGCGAACTAACCGGCCTTACCATCGCCGCCTTCGCAGGATACGGACTCCCGCACCTCTATTCCAGCATCCTCGAATCGCTGTGGCAGCCTTGGAAGAACAAATCGGAGTTCAGGACGGTTTGCGCCGTATCGTACGCGCATTGGCTGGCCGGTGAACTGGGCTTTCGCGCCGAGTTCTGGGAGTGTCACGCCGAACTTGAGCCCGAAGTGCAAGTTACGGTGTCCCTTTCGGAAGAGGAGATCGCCCTGCTCCAACCTGCTCTGGAGCAGCAGGTGGAGTCGTACTTGTCGATCGCGGCGTAG
- a CDS encoding cystathionine gamma-lyase, translating into MSKSSYRDRSVLIHGKFKSEKWDFHDHILPPIPTSVAFRLRSAERGAEGFRQFANPELDRSKLHPIYIYSRLDEPGQGLLEETLAFAEKGETAVSFATGMAAISAVIGIHVKAGDHIVAHKTLYGCTYSLITGWLERFGVSHTFVDFRDPQAIAKAIRPETKVVYFESPCNPNLDLIDIEEVVRAAGDANKNRDAESRLFTIIDNTFATPYCQRPLPLGVDYVVHSLTKNLAGFGADMGGAVIGPRERETDLLLFRKDFGGSLSPKAAWDILTFGIPTLALRVERQQQNAQRVAEYLDLNPKVKLVRYPGLDGFPQRELARKQMRDIDDNFAPGSMIYFELSGSPEEAYQRAKALIDHLAVNSLSITLAVSLGQIRTLIEHPASMTHSAVPPEAQQEAGIAPGGIRMSLGIEDARDILSDLESALEAVK; encoded by the coding sequence ATGTCAAAATCATCTTATCGCGACCGGTCGGTCCTCATTCACGGCAAGTTCAAGAGTGAAAAGTGGGACTTCCACGACCACATTCTGCCCCCGATCCCCACTTCGGTAGCCTTTCGACTCAGAAGCGCCGAGCGAGGAGCTGAGGGATTTCGCCAGTTCGCCAACCCCGAACTCGATCGGAGCAAACTGCATCCGATCTACATCTATTCGAGGCTCGATGAACCGGGGCAGGGTCTTCTGGAAGAGACCCTTGCCTTTGCCGAAAAGGGCGAGACTGCGGTGAGCTTCGCTACGGGAATGGCGGCGATCAGCGCCGTGATCGGCATTCACGTGAAGGCCGGGGACCACATCGTCGCCCACAAGACGCTCTACGGCTGCACCTATAGCCTCATCACGGGATGGCTGGAGCGGTTTGGCGTAAGTCACACGTTCGTCGACTTTCGCGATCCACAGGCGATCGCCAAGGCCATTCGCCCCGAAACCAAGGTGGTGTACTTTGAATCGCCCTGCAACCCCAACCTCGACCTGATCGACATCGAAGAGGTCGTCAGGGCCGCGGGCGATGCGAATAAGAACCGCGACGCAGAGAGCAGGCTTTTCACGATCATCGACAACACGTTCGCAACGCCCTATTGCCAGCGCCCATTGCCTCTGGGAGTCGATTATGTGGTTCACTCCCTGACCAAGAACCTTGCCGGTTTTGGCGCGGATATGGGGGGAGCGGTCATCGGACCGCGAGAACGAGAAACCGATCTCCTGCTCTTCCGAAAGGACTTTGGCGGTTCGCTCTCGCCCAAGGCGGCGTGGGACATCCTCACCTTCGGCATTCCAACGCTCGCTTTGCGGGTGGAGCGGCAACAGCAAAACGCGCAACGGGTCGCCGAATATCTCGATCTGAATCCCAAAGTGAAACTGGTTCGATACCCTGGACTCGATGGGTTTCCACAGCGGGAACTCGCGCGGAAGCAGATGCGGGACATCGATGACAACTTTGCTCCCGGAAGCATGATCTATTTCGAACTGAGCGGTTCGCCCGAGGAAGCCTATCAGCGAGCGAAGGCGTTGATCGACCATCTGGCCGTCAACTCACTCAGCATCACGCTGGCCGTGTCGCTGGGGCAGATTCGAACTCTGATCGAGCATCCGGCTTCGATGACGCACAGCGCGGTGCCTCCGGAGGCGCAGCAAGAAGCGGGAATCGCCCCTGGCGGTATTCGGATGAGCCTCGGGATCGAGGACGCGCGCGACATCCTCTCGGACCTTGAGTCGGCCCTCGAAGCCGTCAAATAG